GCCCAGCTTCGCCAGCATATACCGCAGGTCCACATGCAACTGGTCCCACGGCGCCCGGGGGAAGGCCCGCTTGAGGAACGGGACATCGAAGGTCGCGCCGTTGAAGGTCACCAGCAGCGCGTAGCGCTCCAGTTCCTCCGCGAAGTCCTCCAGATTCTCGCCGCGCACGAAGCTCTTCACCCGCATCCCGTCGTAGATGCCGATGACCGTGATCGCGTCGGCGTAGAACCCGCCATCGGTTTCGATGTCCAGGTAGCCGACCTTGCTGCGGAAGTGCTCGCAGGCGCGCCAGTGATCGCGCGCGGCCAGCATCTGCGCGAAGTAGCGGTGGTCGCCGCCCTGGAGACTGCCGATGGACTGACGGCAGTGGTCCTGCACCAGGCCCCACCGAGCCGCCGAGAAGGCCCCCGGCGTGCCGACATGGCCGAGCGCGTCGCCCCAGGAGCGGATGCCCCGCTCCCACAGCCGACGCTCGGTCGTGTAGCCGACGCCAGGGATGTGTACGAACGTCTTCTCAAGCACGGTGTGAAAGGCCAATGATGAATGGTGAGTGCGGAATGATGAATGGGAAGAGCGGCCTGATCGGCTTCGTCGCCTGGCGCTGGCGGTTCTCTAGGCGAGGACCTCGCGCAGCGCGTCACAGACTACCTGCGTGTCCTCGTCGCTGACGTCCAGGTGGGTCACAAAGCGGATGGTGTGGTCGTCGCGGGCCCCACAGGCGATGCCATGCCGGCCGAGGCGCTCGCACAGGGCGGGGGCTGTCATGTCGTCGCGCCACACCGCG
This genomic interval from bacterium contains the following:
- a CDS encoding ribonuclease H-like domain-containing protein gives rise to the protein MLEKTFVHIPGVGYTTERRLWERGIRSWGDALGHVGTPGAFSAARWGLVQDHCRQSIGSLQGGDHRYFAQMLAARDHWRACEHFRSKVGYLDIETDGGFYADAITVIGIYDGMRVKSFVRGENLEDFAEELERYALLVTFNGATFDVPFLKRAFPRAPWDQLHVDLRYMLAKLGYRGGLKQIEREVGLARDEDIAGLAGDDAIVLWQQYRRGSSEALDLLLRYNAADVENLERLLDLAYPRLQAHTESCPEP